The Priestia koreensis genomic interval TACGGTACAAAGCATTCAGAAGCAATCATTACCGAAAATAAGCAAACGGCACAAAAATTTATGTCACTTGTTGATGCAGCAGCGGTTTATCACAATGCATCTACGCGCTTTACAGACGGCGGTGCGCTAGGGTTTGGGGCAGAAATTGGTATTTCAACTCAAAAGCTTCATGCCCGTGGCCCAATGGGGTTACCTGCGCTTACGACGATTAAGTATTTAATGAGCGGTAACGGACAGATTCGATAAAATGATCGTTAAATGATTGTCAAAGAAGCGAACGGAGCATGCGGTTCGCTTCTTTCATGCGTATTGCTGTTTCTGTGGGCTGAAAAAGGGTAAACTAGACTCAAAGGCTTATGTTTCAACGGCATAGTAGCTCTTTTTGAAACAAACAAAAGAAAAAAATATTTTTTTGAAACCTTTTCGGAAGTCGTCCGTATAAAAAGGTAGGAAAAATATTAGAAACATCGATGGTAGTCCCATCAAGGAGGAAAAGAGATTAATGTTAAAAAAATTCATGGCTGTTTTAATTAGTGCAACCTTTTTGTTTGCCGTCACACCAGTAGGGTCGTTTATTACGCCTCACGAAGATCATGTAGCAAGTGCAAAAGGCTACAAATCAGGGAAACGCTCGTTTGGAGGTAACAGTAGCAACAACGGACCATCATTATTCAAAAAGTCTACGCCTTCTAAAAAGAACAACTCGGTAACAAATAAGAGTGCCGCAACAAAATCTAAAACAGGCGGATTTATGAGAGGGATGCTGTTTGGCGGAATCGCTGGTCTACTACTAGGCGGCATGCTTGGTAACATGGGTGGATTTGGTGCATTCTTAGGCCTAATGCTTAACATTCTTGCAATCGTCGTTGTGATTAGCTTAATTCGTGGGATCTTCACGTATTTCCGCAACAAGCGTAAAGAAGAGGAAGCTCGTTCATGGAGACGATAAAAATATCAGAGCAAGAAATTGTGGATGCTATTTGTCTTCACGCTGCACATAAGCGTGAGGTTTCTCCACATGATGTTGAAGTGGAACTGATGTATGATGATGACTATGGATTTTCCGCTGAAATGTACATCAACGATCGTAAAATTGTCTTAATCACGGCGAATATGATTGAAGCGCTACGTTTTTGGCTTGATACAGAGCAGGGCGTAGATCCATTTTCAGCAGGATTAGACTTGCAATTAGACGATGAAGAAGGAATTGTAGCTTACGCAAAAGTAAACCGCTAATATAAAAGACGAGGAGAACCATCCTCGTCTTTATTTAGGGGGAGGAAAGAAGATGACAAAGAAATTTGATTTGTCTCCGCAACAAGAAGCAGAGATGATTGCTAGTATTAAGGCGTATTTTCTAGAGGAACGCGATGAAGAACTAGGTGATTTAGCAGCACGACTCGTCCTTGATTTTATTAGCAACAAGTTAGCTCCTCACTTTTATAATAAGGGAGTAGCGGATGCGCATCAGTATTTAAGTGAGCGATTAGAGGATGTTTTTGAAATTCAGCGTTATTAATAAAAGGTCTTCACGCTACAGTGTGAAGACCTTTTATTGAGAATATGGTTAAGGAAGAGGTCTTTTAAGCATGTTGTATTCTGGTATCAAACTTGATAATGGCACCATTTCTGCTTTATGCTCCTTAAACACAGGAATGTATCTTTTTAAGACACTCGCTACCGTGGGTCCCGTAATTCCTACATGACCAATCGCAATTACTTGCTGATCATGATCCAAACGGTGAGCAATTGTATTGGCTTTTCGAACGATGTGCTCAGCTGTGAAAATATCATCTAAAAACAATTCGTTTTCTAAGTAAGGAACGCCGATCTCCTTTGCTAGCTTAGGGATGACGCTTTTTCCCGTTGTTCGACTATCAAGGTAAAACAAGCCATGGCGTTTACATGCTTCTAATACAATACGCATTACCCGTTCATCTGCTGTCGCTTTTGATCCCATGTGCTGATTCATTCCTACTGCATGCGGGACCGTCTCAATTGCTTTTTCAACGCGGCGCTGGATTTCCTCGTTGCTTAAATCAGTCGTAATAGCCCCAGGGCCAAGCCAACTCTTTTTCCCCTTCAGAGGTTCCATTGGGAGATGAATGATTACTTCATGTCCATACTCGTGTGCTTTATTGGCATCTTGTGCCGTTGTTGCTAAAAAGGGCATAATAGCAACGGTAAGGGTGGCAGGCAATTTTAGCATCTCATCGGTCCCGCGCATGTTGTTGCCAAAGTCATCAATGACGAGCGTTAAGGTTTTTGCTGGTTCGTTAGCTGTTGTTGCGCCGTAAACACACGTCGTACCGCTCGCTAATATCACTGATAGAAAAAGCGTAATCAACCCTTTCTTCATGAAAAATCCTCCTTTGTCCAATCATCTTATTTATCCGTAGCATGTCCAAAATAAAGTGTAAACATTTTCAAACCACACATTTGAATTGAAAAAGTTTTAAATGTGTAAAAAGGGGAATTTTATGTGTAGTTGACTTAAACATGAAATGGAGAAAGCAGATGAAGCCTAGAACAAAGCAGCAAGCGAAAAAAACAAAAGAAGACGTCAAACCATGGGTAGCAAAGTTTGGTCGTTTTGGCATTATGACAAGAGGGGCTGTATACATATTAGTTGGGATTGTTACCTTAATGGCTGCTCTTGGAATAGGAGGCAGTACGAAAGGAGCGCAAGGAGCATTCTCCTCTGTGGCGAGTGTGCCGTTCGGTGAGGTGCTTCTATGGGTCATTGGTGTCGGGCTTATCTGTTATATTATATGGCGCATTCTAGAGTTTTTTACTGACCCCGAAAATCAAGGTGAAGATGTAAAAGGGTGGCTGAGCCGTACCGGATATATTATTAGTGGACTTATTCATATTGGTTTTGCCAGCAAAGCATTTATGATCGCTAATCACGCCGGAAAGTCGGGAGACGCCAAAGAAAAATGGACAGCTAAAGTATTGTCAGAGCCGTTTGGTCAATGGATGATTGGTCTACTTGGTGTCATTATTATCGGTGTAGGTATTCACGAGCTGTACGTAGCATATACAGAAAAATTTGTGAAGCGCTTTAATATTGCGAAGATGAATCCAAAGGAGATTCGCATTGGAAAGCTAACAGGAAAAATAGGCATAAGCGCAAGAGGAATTGTTATTTGTATTATCGGCTACTTTTTAATCATCACGGCCATTACACTAGACACGGACAAAGCAATGGGGATCGACGAAGCCATTGGAAAACTTGCAAGTGAACCATACGGTCAGTGGATGCTCGTAGCTGTAGCGATTGGGTTGTTCCTATACGGAATTTTTGAAGTGATTAAAGGAAAGAACCAGCACATGGGGTTGAAGGATTTTTAACGTTAAATGCTAGCAGTCCTTTTTCTGAAATACAATGATGAAACTAGTGAATGAAAGGTTCAAATCAACTATGATTTGAACCTTTTTTGACTTTTCCTTAACAGATCAACATCGGAAAATGTAGAAACATAATTATTAGATGCTTTCCAAAATCGGTGTGAACAATCACTTTACATTTTGTAACATGCAAGTTTTATTAAAATTAACGTAAACGAATGAACTTGATAATCATTCTACACACTCTCCTGTAAAAGTGAATAAGGGATTTACCCTTATTCACTTTTATAGCATACCTTTGACCGTTATAATTGAGATACATATTTTCCTACTTCAATAATAGGAAAATACTTTCAATTTATGAATCTACATTTTTAGTTAACATAAAAACCATCTTCTAGGCACTAAAACAGCCTTATATTTTTATACAAGGCTGTTGTTAATGCTATTTATTATAGCTTTTTAATGATAGTGGATATTTTGTAGTTCGCAAATTCATTTAAATTCTCTAGAAATTCATTTAAATACTCATTAGATGGAAATCGACATTCAAGGAGATAGCATCCATCTCCACCAGTTTTATAGTTATTTAAGACGAATTGATTTTGCTTTTCTACAAACGAAAGAAAAGGGCGATGATGGATATCATTCAAGTAAATATGGATAAAAGCATGCATAAAACATCCTAACTTCGCTTGATTTATTATAATTGAATAGCCCTCAATTACACCCGCATCTTTTAATTTCTCCACTCTTGAAGAAGCTGCTTGACCCGTTAAATGAACTTTTTCACCGAGTTCCTTCATTGTTATTCGGCTATTTATAGACAGCTCACGTAAAATGTTCATGTCTGTATGATCCAACATTGTTTTAACTCCTTTCAAAAATCAAGTCAAACGACCAAAAGACTTGATTTTAACTATGTATTGCTACAATGGATTTAGTATAAGGTATATGTAGATCAAAAAAAAGGAGAGATTAAGATGAAAGTTAACCAAATTCGTAATGCAACAATCATTGTTGAGTATGCAAATAAAAAGTTTTTAATAGATCCAATGTTTGCTGAGAAAGGTACGTACCCACCTTTCCCAAATTCTGCAAGACAAGATCAAAAGAACCCTTTAGTTAGTTTACCTACATCTGTTGAAAACATTATCGAAGGTATCGATGCAGTCATTGTAACTCACTTACACTTGGACCACTTTGATGAGGCAGCACAAAGAATATTACCAAAAGACATTAAAATGTTTGTTCAAAATGAAGAAGATGCGACAGAAGTAAAAAATGCGGGTTTTCAGAATGTAGAGGTATTACGAGAAGATACAATCTTTGAAGGGATCCAATTAATTAAGACAAAAGGAGAACATGGTAGAGGGGAAATCCTAAAACTTGCTGGTTTAGTATGCGGTGTGGTCTTCAAACACCAAAGCGAAAAAACGTTATATGTAGCCGGAGATACAGTGTGGTATGATGAGATTCAAAAAGTTATAAATAGACATAAACCAGAAATCATTGTGGTAAACGGTGGAGATAATCAATTCTTTGAAGGTGGTTCTCTTGTCATGGATAAAGAAGATATCTATGAGGTATACAAAGCTTCTCCTACTTCCCAGATCGTTGTCGTTCATATGGAAGCAGTGAATCATTGGAATTTATCAAGAGAAGAGTTAAAAAGCTTTATTAACGAAAAAGGAATTGCTTCTACTGTTTCAGTACCAGATGATGGTGAATCATACACTTTTTGAGTGAAAAACAGGAAGACATAGTTGTTTTTATGTTTAAGGAAAGGGAAAATAATTATGTCTGTTGAAGAAAATAAAGAACTAGTGCGTCGTTTTTATGAAGCCATTCAACAAGAGAATTATAAGGCACTTAATGAGTTTTGTCATAAAGACTTTGTATTTTATCCGCAGATTGATATGCCATTTTCGGGCGTGGAAGGCCTTGTAGAATCTGAAAAGAAAAACTTCGATGCTTTTCCAGGCTTTAAAATGCCCATTAAAGCGATGGTTGCTGAAGGAGATCAAGTAGCCGCCTATTTCGTATTCGAAGGACCACATACAGGTATACCGTTTGCGGGTATTTCGGCAACAGGAAAACATGTGAAATTTTCTCTGATGATGCTTTTAGGAATTCAGGATGGTAAAATTATTGAAAAAAGATCTCATGTAGATGTAAACGATATTCTCAAACAACTTAGTGCTTAATCTTTAGCATTGTATAAAAAAAACGAGCAGAATAGTATCTGTTCGTTTTTTTATAGTTGAATACCCTATTCTATCTTAGTTAACATATTCACTTTAGTTATCATTTATTCAACTTTTTATACATATTTTGATATGACAGGTTTTTAACTTGAAATTCAATGGAAAATAAAAGAGTCGAACGAAATATGGGCAAGTTGATTTACATCTAAATTTCTATATCAAGCGGTAAGCAAAAGAGGTGTATAGCGCATCTCTTTTTCGTTGTGCTTCCTTGCTGAAGAGAGCTCAGCGCTAGAATATAGGATTGATAATGGAGAAATTTCTAATGGTTGATTTTACCTGAATAAAAAGAACGTTTGTTCCTGTTTTGTGTGGTATAATTTAAATGAAATGGAAAAGATTTATTTTTTCGTTTGAAATACCTTCATAAAGAGAAATGAATTCGTATATAAAAGTGGAAGTGAGAGAGAGGAGAAAAAGATGAAATCGTTAACAGAAGCTTACATTAATTCGCTTGCCCCAAATGCAAATGCGATCAAAAATGGTTGGGGATTAGTAAAAAAAGGGAAGTTTCAAAAGCTCGCACAAACAAGCGATCATACGCTTTTGTTTGGAGAGTGTGCAGGAAGTGGAAAAACGCCGTACTACCCGTCTGCTGACTTTATTAATGAAGAAAGCCCTGTTTTTCGATGTACGTGTCCGAGTCGCCAATTTCCTTGCAAGCATTCGCTAGGATTACTTTATTCGTTTCTTGAAAAAGGACCGTTTCCGCACGAAGAGGCACCACAAGATGTGATTGAAAAGCGGACAAAGCTTGAGAAGAGGAACGAAACGAAAAAAGAAAAAGCAAGCACACCGCGCAAAATAAATAAATCAGCACTTAAAAAGAAATTAGAGGCACAGCAAAAGGGCCTTGATATTCTTGACGTTCTGATACAGCGTATCACTCGATCTGGTATTGCAGCTGTTGATGCAAAGCTTCTAAAGGAAATCGAGCAAACGGCGAAAGAACTTGGAAACTACTATTTAAAAGAACTTCAGCAAACACTGCGAGAGTTTACATACATATGGAAAGAAAAAGTAGACGAGCAAACCTTATATAATGAAGCATTTTCACAGCTTACGTCTCTTTATACGGTTTGTAAAAAGGGGAAAAAGCA includes:
- a CDS encoding YxcD family protein, with protein sequence METIKISEQEIVDAICLHAAHKREVSPHDVEVELMYDDDYGFSAEMYINDRKIVLITANMIEALRFWLDTEQGVDPFSAGLDLQLDDEEGIVAYAKVNR
- a CDS encoding DUF2164 domain-containing protein, producing the protein MTKKFDLSPQQEAEMIASIKAYFLEERDEELGDLAARLVLDFISNKLAPHFYNKGVADAHQYLSERLEDVFEIQRY
- a CDS encoding divergent polysaccharide deacetylase family protein, with translation MKKGLITLFLSVILASGTTCVYGATTANEPAKTLTLVIDDFGNNMRGTDEMLKLPATLTVAIMPFLATTAQDANKAHEYGHEVIIHLPMEPLKGKKSWLGPGAITTDLSNEEIQRRVEKAIETVPHAVGMNQHMGSKATADERVMRIVLEACKRHGLFYLDSRTTGKSVIPKLAKEIGVPYLENELFLDDIFTAEHIVRKANTIAHRLDHDQQVIAIGHVGITGPTVASVLKRYIPVFKEHKAEMVPLSSLIPEYNMLKRPLP
- a CDS encoding DUF1206 domain-containing protein, giving the protein MKPRTKQQAKKTKEDVKPWVAKFGRFGIMTRGAVYILVGIVTLMAALGIGGSTKGAQGAFSSVASVPFGEVLLWVIGVGLICYIIWRILEFFTDPENQGEDVKGWLSRTGYIISGLIHIGFASKAFMIANHAGKSGDAKEKWTAKVLSEPFGQWMIGLLGVIIIGVGIHELYVAYTEKFVKRFNIAKMNPKEIRIGKLTGKIGISARGIVICIIGYFLIITAITLDTDKAMGIDEAIGKLASEPYGQWMLVAVAIGLFLYGIFEVIKGKNQHMGLKDF
- a CDS encoding Lrp/AsnC family transcriptional regulator; the encoded protein is MLDHTDMNILRELSINSRITMKELGEKVHLTGQAASSRVEKLKDAGVIEGYSIIINQAKLGCFMHAFIHIYLNDIHHRPFLSFVEKQNQFVLNNYKTGGDGCYLLECRFPSNEYLNEFLENLNEFANYKISTIIKKL
- a CDS encoding MBL fold metallo-hydrolase, which gives rise to MKVNQIRNATIIVEYANKKFLIDPMFAEKGTYPPFPNSARQDQKNPLVSLPTSVENIIEGIDAVIVTHLHLDHFDEAAQRILPKDIKMFVQNEEDATEVKNAGFQNVEVLREDTIFEGIQLIKTKGEHGRGEILKLAGLVCGVVFKHQSEKTLYVAGDTVWYDEIQKVINRHKPEIIVVNGGDNQFFEGGSLVMDKEDIYEVYKASPTSQIVVVHMEAVNHWNLSREELKSFINEKGIASTVSVPDDGESYTF
- a CDS encoding ester cyclase, giving the protein MSVEENKELVRRFYEAIQQENYKALNEFCHKDFVFYPQIDMPFSGVEGLVESEKKNFDAFPGFKMPIKAMVAEGDQVAAYFVFEGPHTGIPFAGISATGKHVKFSLMMLLGIQDGKIIEKRSHVDVNDILKQLSA